Proteins from a single region of Hydra vulgaris chromosome 12, alternate assembly HydraT2T_AEP:
- the LOC136088311 gene encoding uncharacterized protein LOC136088311, with the protein MPARAWSKRQKQIGSIASAERGVNTTVVCCVNAGGTHYVPPMIIFKRKRVPNELGDGAPEGSIVTCSVMFISHVKPTKDDKVLLILDGHKSLTKNLEAIQLAIDNNVIMLSLPPHTTHKLQPLDKAFFKPFQVYYDQEVEKWLRLNPGRSVSSYQVANLFHLAYAKAATMSTTINGFASCGIWPCSRDVFKPQDYAPSFASQAGDRETMLSSPLTSGT; encoded by the coding sequence ATGCCAGCGCGTGCTTGGTCTAAAAGGCAAAAACAGATAGGTAGCATAGCCAGTGCAGAAAGGGGTGTTAACACAACAGTTGTCTGTTGCGTAAATGCTGGTGGAACACATTATGTTCCACCAATGATTATATTCAAAAGAAAACGGGTTCCTAATGAACTGGGAGATGGTGCACCAGAAGGCAGCATTGTAACATGTTCTGTTATGTTCATCAGTCATGTGAAGCCAACAAAAGATGATAAggttttacttattttagatGGCCACAAATCCCTTACTAAAAATCTTGAGGCAATTCAGCTTGCCATTGACAACAATGTCATAATGTTGTCACTTCCACCTCACACAACACACAAACTGCAGCCTCTggataaagctttttttaagcCCTTTCAAGTCTACTACGACCAGGAGGTGGAAAAATGGCTGAGACTAAATCCAGGACGTTCAGTGAGTTCATATCAGGTGGCCAATCTTTTTCATCTGGCATATGCAAAGGCTGCTACCATGTCAACAACAATTAATGGTTTTGCATCGTGTGGAATTTGGCCATGCTCACGAGATGTTTTTAAACCTCAGGATTATGCGCCATCATTCGCTTCTCAAGCAGGAGACCGCGAGACCATGCTGTCTTCACCACTTACATCAGGGACATAA